A genome region from Macaca nemestrina isolate mMacNem1 chromosome 20, mMacNem.hap1, whole genome shotgun sequence includes the following:
- the LOC105486320 gene encoding DNA-directed RNA polymerases I, II, and III subunit RPABC1 isoform X2: MQEENITRALIVVQQGMTPSAKQSLVDMAPKYILEQFLQQELLINITEHELVPEHVVMTKEEVTELLARYKLRENQLPRIQAGDPVARYFGIKRGQVVKIIRPSETAGRYITYRLVQ, from the exons ATGCAGGAGGAGAACATCACGCGTGCCCTCATCGTGGTGCAGCAGGGCATGACGCCCTCCGCCAAGCAG TCCCTGGTCGACATGGCTCCCAAGTACATCCTGGAGCAGTTTCTGCAGCAGGAGCTGCTCATCAACATCACGGAGCACGAG CTGGTCCCTGAGCACGTCGTCATGACCAAGGAGGAGGTGACAGAGCTGCTGGCCCGATA TAAGCTCCGAGAGAACCAGCTGCCCAGGATCCAGGCGGGGGACCCTGTGGCGCGCTACTTTGGGATAAAGCGTGGGCAG GTGGTGAAGATCATCCGGCCCAGCGAGACGGCGGGCAGGTACATCACCTACCGGCTGGTGCAGTAG